In the Gammaproteobacteria bacterium genome, ATCTTCGAACGGACGTGAGGCTTCGTTTTACGCCCGAAGCCGCTACGCGAATCCGCAAACTGCATCCTGAAATCAAGCGGCGCGTGCGCGACGGGATGCGACAATTGCAGAACGATCCGCTGCTGGGACACGCGCTACAATTCGATCTCGCCGGCCTTCGTTCCCATCGACTGGGAGGTTATCGAATCATCTACCGTATCGGCGATGAGCAAGACGGGCTCGACATCCTCTACGTTGGACCGCGCCGGGATGTTTATGAAAATCTGCGGGAGTTATTGGCCGAAAAACGAAACAAAGGATTTTAGCAAGCGTAGCATCGGGTCCGAGCAACCATTCGGGTTTTAGAAAGAAAAGCAGCCAGAGGCTCCACGTGCTACGCGACGGTCTGTCAGACCCAGGCTGGGACGGGCTCTCCGACTGCACCCACACAACCACGAAAAATAA is a window encoding:
- a CDS encoding type II toxin-antitoxin system RelE/ParE family toxin; amino-acid sequence: MRLRFTPEAATRIRKLHPEIKRRVRDGMRQLQNDPLLGHALQFDLAGLRSHRLGGYRIIYRIGDEQDGLDILYVGPRRDVYENLRELLAEKRNKGF